In Cryptomeria japonica unplaced genomic scaffold, Sugi_1.0 HiC_scaffold_118, whole genome shotgun sequence, one DNA window encodes the following:
- the LOC131865761 gene encoding GRAS family protein RAM1-like → MLNNAAKPVLDFAFNIESESDKNEFCSLIAYYNRVLLYVKVIQFTSVQAIIDVVGNEKKIHVIDLGIRSGSHWTVLMEYLAHRSVSSSLPTLELLRITAVGMNAEELRKTGKRLHDLAKSYAIPLSYNMVEIASIEEIKEGLFTVKSGEELAVYAPVVLRKAQHNSPSFANRFSEVLSHYMAYFDLLDVTLPDRIDLKRVKLEEIITASHIRNIIVYEGKERSVRHVRTDEWRCLFRKAGFREKGFSFQAMYQARLLLREHASGEYYTLEADGHAMIVKWKGTPLFAISAWDGIK, encoded by the exons ATGTTAAACAATGCAGCTAAACCAGTCCTAGATTTTGCCTTCAATATAGAGAGTGAATCTGACAAAAATGAGTTTTGTAGTCTCATTGCTTACTATAATAGAGTTCTGCTCTATGTCAAAGTGATACAGTTCACATCTGTGCAGGCAATCATAGACGTCGTGGGGAATGAGAAGAAAATTCATGTAATTGATCTAGGGATACGAAGTGGGTCGCACTGGACAGTACTGATGGAGTATCTTGCACACAGATCTGTTTCCTCTTCTCTCCCTACGCTTGAGCTTCTCAGAATTACAGCAGTTGGGATGAATGCGGAAGAGCTTAGGAAAACCGGAAAAAGGCTTCATGACCTGGCTAAATCTTATGCGATTCCATTATCTTACAACATGGTGGAGATCGCAAGCATAGAGGAGATTAAGGAAGGTTTATTCACCGTTAAATCTGGTGAGGAGTTGGCAGTTTATGCTCCAGTTGTTCTGAGAA AAGCGCAGCATAATTCTCCTTCTTTTGCAAATAGATTCAGCGAGGTGCTTTCCCATTACATGGCGTATTTTGATCTTTTGGATGTTACCTTACCAGACAGAATTGATCTTAAGAGGGTGAAGCTTGAAGAAATAATTACTGCAAGTCATATAAGGAATATAATAGTCTATGAGGGGAAGGAGAGGTCCGTTAGGCATGTTAGAACAGATGAGTGGAGGTGCTTGTTCAGAAAAGCTGGGTTCAGAGAAAAGGGCTTCAGCTTTCAAGCTATGTATCAGGCTAGATTGTTATTACGAGAACATGCTTCGGGAGAGTATTATACTCTAGAGGCCGATGGACATGCCATGATTGTAAAGTGGAAAGGAACACCATTATTTGCAATCTCGGCATGGGATGGTATCAAATGA